In Mongoliitalea daihaiensis, one DNA window encodes the following:
- a CDS encoding RagB/SusD family nutrient uptake outer membrane protein, whose amino-acid sequence MKALNYIKIKINFIGAFALLMLGATSCVDYLERTPDSVISEEIAFLNFQNFQGYTEELYHCIPNFTTSYWTSSWNWGDDEMVSAAGDFHVAFAFDRGNFWAWQVEFSGHGGQASWMDKWSANTNDNPHTKGLWPLAWYGIRKANLGLENLHRMTDATDEERALIEGQLLFFRGWFHFMLFQHVGGLPYVDRVLPGDEQLREGRLSYHESAERAAQDLRRAADLLPINWDNTIAGRRTLGRNELRINKIMALAYLGKNLLYAASPLMNFESTGSRTYNTDFARRSAEAFGELLDLVESGQTQYALMPFDRWHTLFYTMGQNWALSGGTETIFRSLYWSGDQSNFGITKQYFPSIIVDGDATKFVPTANFVNQNFGMANGLPLPTDITQADPTSGYNPEFPFRGRDTRFYKSIVFDGMQVVQGSMPPNQEDNRFANLYTGGSYRGAVSGSPTGYVNRKFVPMTANAYDNAFAFGAALHLNVPYLRLADVYLMYAEAALMGHNSVMGKSTNFSKTAVEAVNVIRQRAEMPDVLPQFQTSVDVFLNEIKRERAVELAFERHRFNDLRRWMQLIEPPYTLKTAIEFNRAPESELGGDPTQMRVLNLRERVLVERPLAERHYWLPLKVSDVTLYPEFRQNPGW is encoded by the coding sequence ATGAAAGCTTTAAATTATATAAAAATTAAAATCAACTTTATAGGTGCTTTTGCTCTGTTGATGCTTGGTGCCACATCTTGCGTAGATTACTTGGAAAGAACTCCAGATTCTGTTATTTCTGAGGAAATTGCGTTCCTTAATTTCCAGAATTTTCAGGGTTACACAGAAGAACTGTACCATTGTATTCCTAATTTCACTACCAGTTATTGGACTTCTTCGTGGAACTGGGGTGATGATGAAATGGTATCGGCCGCAGGTGACTTTCATGTTGCTTTTGCATTTGACCGGGGTAATTTCTGGGCTTGGCAAGTAGAGTTTTCTGGTCATGGAGGTCAAGCAAGCTGGATGGATAAGTGGTCTGCTAATACAAATGATAATCCTCATACGAAGGGTTTATGGCCATTAGCATGGTACGGCATTCGAAAAGCAAATCTTGGTTTGGAAAATCTTCATAGGATGACAGACGCTACAGATGAAGAGCGGGCATTGATTGAAGGACAGTTGTTGTTTTTTAGAGGTTGGTTTCACTTCATGCTCTTTCAGCATGTGGGAGGACTTCCTTATGTGGATCGAGTGCTTCCTGGAGATGAACAGTTGAGAGAGGGCAGATTGAGCTATCATGAGAGCGCCGAGAGGGCTGCACAAGACTTAAGAAGAGCTGCTGATCTTTTACCTATCAATTGGGATAATACAATTGCCGGCAGGAGAACACTTGGTAGAAATGAGTTAAGAATCAATAAAATAATGGCATTGGCTTATTTGGGCAAGAACCTATTGTACGCCGCTAGTCCATTAATGAATTTTGAGTCTACAGGTAGTAGAACGTACAATACAGATTTTGCTCGTCGATCTGCTGAAGCATTTGGAGAATTGTTGGATTTGGTTGAGAGTGGGCAGACTCAATATGCATTGATGCCTTTTGACCGTTGGCATACATTATTTTACACCATGGGTCAGAACTGGGCTTTGTCAGGGGGAACTGAGACTATTTTTAGATCTCTCTATTGGTCTGGTGATCAATCGAACTTTGGTATCACCAAGCAGTATTTCCCATCCATTATTGTTGATGGCGATGCTACGAAATTTGTTCCAACAGCCAATTTTGTAAATCAAAATTTTGGAATGGCTAATGGTTTGCCACTACCAACGGATATCACACAAGCAGATCCAACATCAGGTTACAATCCTGAATTCCCATTCAGAGGTAGAGATACACGTTTTTATAAAAGTATAGTCTTTGATGGAATGCAGGTGGTTCAAGGTTCTATGCCTCCTAATCAGGAAGATAACAGATTTGCAAATCTATACACTGGAGGTAGTTACAGAGGTGCGGTATCCGGTAGCCCAACTGGATATGTCAATAGAAAATTTGTACCCATGACAGCAAACGCTTATGATAATGCTTTTGCTTTTGGTGCTGCTCTTCACTTGAACGTGCCTTACTTAAGATTGGCAGATGTGTACTTGATGTATGCAGAAGCAGCTTTGATGGGACACAACTCTGTAATGGGTAAATCTACAAACTTTAGTAAAACAGCTGTGGAGGCTGTCAATGTAATCAGACAGCGTGCCGAAATGCCGGATGTTTTGCCACAATTCCAAACCTCTGTGGATGTGTTTTTGAATGAGATCAAACGCGAACGTGCTGTTGAATTGGCATTTGAAAGACACAGATTCAATGACTTAAGGAGATGGATGCAATTGATTGAACCGCCATACACATTAAAGACAGCTATTGAGTTTAACCGTGCTCCTGAATCTGAATTAGGAGGAGATCCTACGCAAATGAGGGTATTGAACTTGAGAGAGCGGGTTCTTGTAGAAAGGCCATTGGCAGAAAGACATTACTGGTTGCCATTGAAAGTGTCCGATGTGACCTTGTACCCTGAGTTTAGACAGAACCCAGGCTGGTAA
- a CDS encoding SusC/RagA family TonB-linked outer membrane protein, with amino-acid sequence MNKKLLRLSFNFSYRTFGLVYLSVFLSMSIQGFARNEVPNTSYHLEADWSTEDIKKLANQPTNVSSEELTKKDDPSHAKKERKAKSNSSSKLSKEKSAVAFQEIRGVITDKNDGMPIPGVTVLIKGTSRGVATGVNGEFKLDAQPGEILVVSFIGFRSVEILVEAGKTVYNIEISEAETSLEEFVVIGYGEQRRETLIGAVSQTRGEVLQRTGGVSNLGAALQGNLPGLIAVQSGGAPGDEQPQIVIRGNNTWNGNGPLILVDGVERPEFFNNMDIGSVETISVLKDASATAVFGSRGANGVIIVTTKRGKEGKAEIVARVNTTVKSPSKLPGKMDAYDAIGIRNQAIERELSVSPQAWTQMIPQEIREKYRNPANLEEFERYPNIDWQNYLFKDYAMAYNANLSITGGTKFTKYFAAFDFQNEGDLFREFDNGRGYQPGYNFNRLNFRNNLDFQLTSSTVLKVNLGGIYGVRKTPWNGSNDANFWRAAFRNPPDVFQPRYSNGLWGYYPLDDFGAINSARVLAIGGIENTTTTSLSTNIVLEQDLSRIVKGLNFRGTIALDNTFTEVGRGVNDLFNNTEEMWIDPVTGRVNLKNNFDNSNFDFFQPIAWTTQGGTVQGAQRRLFYQAQLNYTTTIADNHNINAMGLMMRQEDAIGNMIPSYREDWVFRTVYNYKNKYLAEYNGAYNGSEKFGIDYRFAFFSSGGIGWVISEESFMKNIKPIDFLKVTASYGEVGDDNIGGRFLFMNQWDFGGSSRMSSVGWRGDFSPFTWYRESVLGNPNVRWETVYKYNLKTEFSLFNGFLDGSFDIFRDNRVDILMAGDRSIPSYFGVQAPAANLGRVETTGYEIELRFNKILRNGMRLWADVAVTRAVDIVINRDDPEFLPEYQKQAGFQLGQARSHINSGFYNTWDELYASTPHNTNNGGKLPGGYQILDFNGDGLIDAFDAAPYGFSNIPQNTFNTNIGMEYKGFSFFMQFYGVTNVTRSIPFTNLDGQRNLVYDEGTYWSRDNPDAGTPLPVWLTPVSYYYGARYLYDGSFLRLKNAEIAYSVNPERAKRLGMGGLRVFLNGNNLWVWSKMPDDRESNFGTGQAWEGAYPMMRRINLGLMMSF; translated from the coding sequence ATGAATAAAAAATTACTAAGGCTAAGTTTTAACTTCTCATACAGAACCTTCGGGCTTGTATACTTATCAGTTTTTCTCTCGATGAGTATACAGGGATTTGCAAGGAATGAAGTACCGAACACTTCTTACCATTTAGAGGCTGATTGGTCAACGGAGGATATTAAAAAATTAGCAAATCAACCCACAAATGTTAGTTCAGAAGAATTAACTAAGAAAGATGATCCTTCTCATGCAAAGAAGGAAAGGAAAGCAAAAAGTAACTCCTCATCCAAGTTATCCAAGGAAAAGTCAGCTGTAGCTTTTCAGGAGATCAGGGGAGTAATTACAGACAAAAATGATGGGATGCCAATCCCAGGTGTTACTGTTTTGATCAAAGGTACCTCGCGCGGAGTTGCTACGGGTGTAAATGGAGAATTTAAATTGGATGCTCAGCCGGGTGAAATTCTTGTGGTAAGCTTTATCGGTTTCAGATCAGTAGAAATACTCGTAGAGGCAGGTAAAACAGTTTACAACATAGAAATCTCTGAAGCTGAGACTTCGCTCGAAGAATTTGTTGTGATTGGTTATGGTGAGCAGCGAAGAGAGACATTGATTGGAGCTGTTTCTCAAACAAGAGGAGAGGTATTACAACGGACTGGAGGGGTTTCCAACTTAGGTGCGGCACTACAAGGTAACTTGCCTGGTTTGATTGCTGTGCAAAGTGGCGGTGCTCCTGGAGATGAGCAGCCTCAGATTGTGATTCGTGGTAACAATACCTGGAATGGTAACGGACCGTTGATCTTGGTTGATGGTGTAGAAAGACCTGAATTTTTCAACAATATGGATATTGGATCGGTAGAAACCATTTCTGTATTGAAAGATGCATCTGCAACTGCTGTATTCGGCTCCCGTGGAGCAAACGGTGTAATCATTGTCACTACCAAAAGAGGTAAAGAGGGGAAGGCAGAAATTGTAGCTAGAGTCAATACTACAGTCAAATCTCCGTCCAAACTTCCTGGTAAAATGGATGCATACGATGCGATTGGAATCAGAAATCAAGCAATTGAGCGTGAATTATCTGTGAGTCCACAAGCATGGACGCAAATGATCCCTCAAGAAATAAGAGAGAAATACAGAAATCCTGCAAACTTAGAGGAGTTTGAAAGGTATCCAAATATTGATTGGCAAAATTACCTTTTCAAAGATTACGCTATGGCGTATAATGCCAACTTATCTATAACTGGAGGTACTAAATTCACTAAATATTTCGCAGCATTCGATTTTCAAAACGAAGGGGATTTATTTAGAGAATTCGATAATGGCAGAGGTTATCAGCCAGGTTATAATTTCAATAGACTTAACTTCCGAAACAATCTAGATTTCCAATTGACATCTTCAACTGTTTTGAAAGTCAATTTGGGAGGAATCTACGGTGTTCGTAAAACACCTTGGAATGGTAGCAATGACGCGAATTTTTGGAGAGCAGCATTCAGAAACCCGCCAGATGTGTTTCAGCCGAGATATTCAAATGGTCTTTGGGGGTATTATCCTTTAGATGACTTTGGAGCAATCAACTCAGCAAGAGTTTTGGCTATTGGGGGTATAGAAAACACTACCACAACTAGTTTATCTACCAACATTGTTTTGGAACAAGATTTAAGCCGCATTGTCAAAGGCTTAAACTTTAGAGGTACGATTGCTTTGGATAATACGTTCACAGAAGTTGGCCGTGGAGTCAATGACTTGTTCAATAATACAGAGGAAATGTGGATCGATCCAGTTACAGGACGTGTTAACTTGAAAAACAACTTTGATAACAGCAATTTCGACTTTTTTCAGCCCATCGCTTGGACTACTCAAGGTGGTACTGTGCAAGGAGCCCAAAGAAGATTATTCTATCAAGCTCAATTAAACTACACAACTACTATTGCAGATAATCATAATATCAATGCCATGGGATTGATGATGAGACAGGAGGATGCAATTGGTAATATGATTCCTAGTTATCGCGAAGATTGGGTGTTTAGAACGGTATATAATTACAAAAACAAGTACCTGGCAGAGTACAATGGGGCCTACAATGGCTCAGAAAAATTCGGTATTGACTATCGTTTTGCTTTCTTTTCCTCCGGTGGTATCGGTTGGGTAATTTCGGAAGAGAGTTTTATGAAAAATATCAAACCAATTGACTTCCTTAAGGTAACGGCTTCTTATGGTGAGGTTGGAGATGATAACATTGGTGGACGTTTTCTTTTCATGAATCAGTGGGACTTTGGAGGTTCCTCTAGAATGTCTTCTGTCGGTTGGAGAGGTGATTTTAGTCCTTTTACTTGGTATAGAGAATCTGTTTTAGGTAACCCGAATGTTCGATGGGAGACGGTTTACAAATACAACTTGAAGACCGAATTCAGCTTATTCAATGGGTTCTTAGATGGTAGTTTTGATATATTCCGAGACAATCGAGTCGATATCTTGATGGCTGGTGATCGTTCCATTCCTAGTTATTTTGGAGTGCAAGCGCCAGCTGCCAACCTAGGAAGAGTAGAGACTACTGGGTACGAAATCGAGTTGAGATTTAACAAGATCTTGAGAAATGGGATGAGATTGTGGGCGGATGTTGCTGTGACTCGTGCAGTTGATATTGTGATCAATAGAGATGATCCTGAGTTTTTACCAGAGTATCAGAAGCAAGCTGGTTTCCAATTGGGACAAGCACGCTCTCACATCAACAGTGGATTTTACAATACTTGGGATGAACTATATGCAAGTACACCTCATAACACCAACAACGGTGGAAAGCTTCCTGGAGGGTATCAAATTTTAGATTTTAACGGTGATGGATTGATCGATGCATTTGATGCTGCACCTTATGGTTTTTCCAACATTCCTCAAAATACCTTCAATACCAATATCGGTATGGAGTACAAGGGTTTTTCTTTCTTCATGCAGTTTTACGGTGTGACGAATGTGACTAGAAGTATTCCATTCACCAACCTAGATGGCCAAAGAAATTTGGTGTATGATGAAGGTACGTATTGGTCTAGAGATAACCCTGATGCAGGCACTCCGCTTCCAGTGTGGTTAACGCCAGTATCCTATTATTATGGTGCTCGGTATTTATATGATGGCTCGTTCCTTCGCTTAAAAAATGCTGAGATTGCTTACAGTGTTAATCCAGAGCGGGCCAAGAGGCTCGGTATGGGAGGCTTAAGAGTATTCCTGAATGGTAATAATCTTTGGGTATGGAGTAAAATGCCTGATGATAGAGAATCAAACTTTGGAACAGGTCAGGCGTGGGAGGGTGCTTACCCTATGATGAGAAGGATAAACCTTGGTTTAATGATGTCATTCTAA